One genomic segment of Nonomuraea coxensis DSM 45129 includes these proteins:
- a CDS encoding LVIVD repeat-containing protein — translation MSIPRRSLAAVAAAFALSLTATPATATASTTASTTATTADIPPADTVVTSGNVTHVLNIPKPAPLAGTINTDLAFQDGYAYVGNYGGFSIYDIRDPKRARPVSSVVCPGSQMDVSVYGNLLFSAVDSSRSDDSCNSTALSADRKEAWEGVRIFDISDKANPRYVKSVETNCGSHTLTLVPGKGRDQNKNVYVYVSSYNPSSTFPDCQPPHDKISIIKVPLRNPAEAAVAATPVVFPDGGNETQPGLLLPTSGCHDITVYPEKDIAAGACMGDGVLFDIRDRLNPRVTARTTDPNFAFWHSATFSNDARKVVFTDELGGGGLATCNEATGPNRGANAIYEIVHGQLVFKSYFKIPRYQADSENCVAHNGSLIPVKGRDIMVQAWYMGGLSVWDFTDAANPREIGYFERGPRADGSGGGIWSAYYYNGYIYGADFHAGLDVVKIDDRLTDSARHVRTDRLNVQTQESYRPDRGH, via the coding sequence GTGTCCATCCCGCGCCGCTCCCTCGCGGCGGTCGCGGCGGCCTTCGCCCTGTCGCTGACCGCGACCCCCGCGACCGCCACCGCGTCCACGACCGCGTCCACCACCGCGACCACCGCCGACATCCCGCCGGCCGACACCGTCGTCACCAGCGGCAACGTCACCCACGTGCTCAACATCCCCAAACCCGCCCCGCTCGCCGGCACCATCAACACCGACCTCGCCTTCCAGGACGGTTACGCCTACGTCGGCAACTACGGCGGCTTCTCCATCTACGACATCCGCGACCCGAAGCGGGCCAGACCGGTCAGCTCCGTCGTCTGCCCGGGGTCGCAGATGGACGTCAGCGTGTACGGCAACCTGCTGTTCAGCGCCGTCGACTCCTCCCGTAGCGACGACTCCTGCAACAGCACGGCCCTGAGCGCCGACCGCAAGGAGGCGTGGGAGGGCGTCCGCATCTTCGACATCTCCGACAAGGCCAATCCGCGCTACGTCAAGTCGGTCGAGACGAACTGCGGCTCCCACACGCTGACCCTGGTGCCGGGCAAGGGCCGCGACCAGAACAAGAACGTCTACGTCTACGTCTCGTCGTACAACCCGAGCAGCACGTTCCCGGACTGCCAGCCGCCGCACGACAAGATCTCGATCATCAAGGTGCCGCTGAGGAACCCCGCCGAGGCGGCCGTCGCGGCCACCCCGGTCGTCTTCCCCGACGGCGGCAACGAGACCCAGCCCGGCCTGCTGCTGCCGACGAGCGGCTGCCACGACATCACCGTCTACCCGGAGAAGGACATCGCGGCCGGCGCCTGCATGGGCGACGGCGTGCTGTTCGACATCCGCGACCGGCTCAACCCGCGGGTGACCGCCCGCACCACCGACCCGAACTTCGCGTTCTGGCACTCGGCCACGTTCAGCAACGACGCCAGGAAGGTCGTCTTCACCGACGAGCTCGGCGGCGGTGGCCTGGCCACCTGCAACGAGGCCACCGGCCCGAACCGGGGCGCGAACGCCATCTACGAGATCGTCCACGGGCAGCTCGTCTTCAAGAGCTACTTCAAGATCCCGCGGTACCAGGCCGACAGCGAGAACTGTGTCGCGCACAACGGCTCCCTGATCCCGGTCAAGGGCCGCGACATCATGGTGCAGGCGTGGTACATGGGCGGCCTGTCCGTCTGGGACTTCACCGACGCCGCCAACCCGAGGGAGATCGGCTACTTCGAACGCGGTCCCCGCGCGGACGGCAGCGGCGGCGGCATCTGGTCCGCCTACTACTACAACGGCTACATCTACGGGGCCGACTTCCACGCCGGCCTGGACGTCGTCAAGATCGACGATCGGCTGACCGACAGCGCCCGGCACGTCCGGACGGATCGGCTGAACGTGCAGACCCAGGAGTCGTACCGGCCCGACCGGGGCCACTGA
- a CDS encoding DUF4350 domain-containing protein, which produces MSAPAEESLAPGGAALGEPVVTDDGVVPGDPPGGSAPTSPTLRSTWRAGRLIVLLGALVVLIAVLGVLLGPQRGPSRPLDPADTSLAGSRALAELLRARGVQVDRVDSAEAAARLAATGGPRLLLITDTVYADEHALARIPGDRLIVGAVPGLTALAPEVRPDPAPARTRSREPECALPAARAAGSAYMGGAAFHGPPGAALCYPSTTEGYTLVSYSREGGTTTVVGDGSFMTNLRLAEDGNAALALNLIGTGRPVTWLVRPDNPPVAELPGERGQSLTDLMPDNVRWSVYMAIIAVAVTAIWRGRRLGPVVTERLPVVVRAAETVEGRGRLYRARRARQRAAEALRAGAIDRLTPRLGLATGAGGREVVAALAARTGQDAHRVGAALYGPPPADDAALVALAAYLDHMERQVSEL; this is translated from the coding sequence GTGAGCGCGCCGGCGGAGGAGTCGCTCGCTCCCGGCGGAGCGGCGCTCGGCGAGCCGGTCGTCACCGACGACGGGGTCGTGCCCGGCGACCCGCCGGGCGGCTCCGCCCCCACCTCGCCGACCCTCCGCTCCACCTGGCGGGCGGGCCGCCTGATCGTGCTCCTGGGCGCCCTCGTCGTGCTGATCGCGGTGCTCGGCGTGCTGCTCGGCCCGCAACGCGGGCCCTCGCGCCCGCTCGACCCGGCCGACACCTCGCTCGCCGGGTCCAGGGCGCTGGCCGAGCTGCTGCGGGCGCGCGGCGTCCAGGTCGACCGGGTCGACTCCGCCGAGGCGGCCGCCCGGCTCGCCGCCACGGGCGGCCCGCGGCTGCTGCTGATCACCGACACCGTCTACGCCGACGAGCACGCCCTGGCCAGGATCCCGGGCGACCGGCTGATCGTCGGCGCCGTGCCCGGCCTGACGGCGCTGGCCCCCGAGGTGCGCCCCGACCCGGCCCCGGCCCGCACCCGCTCGCGCGAGCCGGAGTGCGCGCTGCCCGCGGCGCGGGCGGCGGGGAGCGCGTACATGGGCGGCGCGGCCTTCCACGGCCCTCCCGGCGCTGCCCTCTGCTACCCGTCCACCACCGAGGGCTACACGCTGGTGTCCTACTCCCGCGAGGGCGGCACGACGACGGTCGTCGGCGACGGCTCTTTCATGACGAACCTCCGCCTCGCCGAGGACGGCAACGCCGCGCTCGCGCTCAACCTCATCGGCACAGGCAGGCCGGTGACCTGGCTGGTCCGCCCGGACAACCCGCCGGTCGCCGAGCTGCCCGGCGAACGCGGCCAGTCGCTGACCGACCTCATGCCGGACAACGTGCGCTGGAGCGTCTACATGGCGATCATCGCGGTGGCGGTCACGGCGATCTGGCGCGGCCGGCGGCTCGGGCCCGTGGTGACCGAGCGCCTGCCCGTCGTCGTACGCGCGGCCGAGACCGTCGAGGGCCGTGGCCGCCTCTACCGCGCCAGGCGGGCCAGGCAGCGGGCCGCCGAGGCGCTGCGCGCGGGCGCGATCGACCGGCTGACCCCCCGGCTCGGCCTGGCCACCGGGGCCGGCGGCCGGGAGGTGGTGGCCGCCCTCGCCGCCCGCACCGGCCAGGACGCGCACCGGGTCGGCGCGGCCCTGTACGGCCCGCCGCCCGCCGACGACGCGGCCCTCGTCGCCCTCGCCGCATACTTGGACCACATGGAAAGGCAGGTCAGTGAACTCTGA
- a CDS encoding DUF305 domain-containing protein, with translation MLDTVSQGGWVRSALKVIAGTLVTLTAIAGCSSGPPPAPRADATAPVIAPGRPGEQARTLGPEQAATAVPSPTANAADVIYVQDMIVHHRQALDMALLAPSRAQSAKVKGMADRIKAAQGPEIQYMTGWLREQGQKEPDHHAAHDGMPGMATPGQLDALKAAKGTAFDRMFLQLMINHHLGAITMCEQVLSSGSHMRIEELASEVSVEQTAEIRRMQQIERELPPG, from the coding sequence ATGCTCGACACCGTCAGTCAGGGAGGCTGGGTGCGCTCCGCGCTCAAGGTCATCGCAGGCACGCTCGTCACCCTCACCGCCATCGCCGGCTGCTCCTCCGGCCCGCCCCCCGCACCCCGGGCGGACGCGACCGCGCCCGTGATCGCTCCCGGGCGTCCCGGCGAGCAGGCGAGGACGCTCGGCCCCGAGCAGGCCGCCACCGCCGTGCCCTCGCCGACCGCGAACGCCGCCGACGTCATCTACGTCCAGGACATGATCGTCCATCACCGCCAGGCGCTCGACATGGCGCTGCTGGCGCCGAGCCGGGCCCAGTCGGCCAAGGTGAAGGGCATGGCCGACCGGATCAAGGCCGCCCAGGGCCCCGAGATCCAGTACATGACGGGCTGGCTGCGCGAGCAGGGCCAGAAGGAGCCCGACCACCACGCCGCGCACGACGGCATGCCGGGCATGGCCACGCCCGGGCAGCTCGACGCGCTGAAGGCGGCCAAGGGCACGGCCTTCGACCGGATGTTCCTGCAGCTCATGATCAACCACCACCTGGGCGCGATCACGATGTGCGAGCAGGTGCTGAGCAGCGGCTCGCACATGCGCATCGAGGAGCTGGCGAGCGAGGTCAGCGTCGAGCAGACCGCCGAGATCCGCCGCATGCAGCAGATCGAGCGCGAGCTCCCGCCCGGCTGA
- a CDS encoding DUF58 domain-containing protein: protein MALTGRAGLVAALGIVLVMLAPRPGAALAGVCLLLAAAIVIDLTFAGAVRPLRLHRSGDTLVRLGQRATVELVVENPGSRRVRGVLRDAWPPSAGATPRVARIDVPKGERRRIVVTLDPTRRGDRSSVAVTVRSLGPLGLAARQGGHRAPWTVRVLPPFLSRKHLPSRLARLRELDGQHPALVRGQGTEFDSLREYVVGDDVRSIDWRATARRHDVVVRTWRPERDRRVLIVLDTGRTSAGRVGDAPIPMAGATPGGGLLVRPDPRPVPGWPRLDWSMDAALLLAALAARAGDQVDFLAYDRAVRAWVGGASRTELLSSLVNVMAPIEAELVEADAQGMVAAVLSRARRRCLVVLLTDLNGAAMDEGLMPVLPQLASRHLLLVAGVSDPRVAAMAARRGSAEEVYDAAAAEHAQLERRRITARLRRAGVEVVDAPPEDIAPALADAYLALKAAGRL, encoded by the coding sequence ATGGCGCTGACGGGGCGGGCCGGGCTGGTCGCCGCGCTCGGGATCGTGCTGGTGATGCTCGCGCCGCGGCCCGGGGCGGCGCTCGCCGGGGTGTGCCTGCTGCTGGCGGCGGCGATCGTGATCGACCTGACGTTCGCGGGGGCGGTGCGGCCGCTGCGCCTGCACCGGTCCGGCGACACCCTCGTCCGGCTGGGGCAGCGGGCCACGGTCGAGCTCGTCGTGGAGAACCCCGGGTCCAGGCGGGTGCGGGGCGTGCTGCGCGACGCCTGGCCGCCGTCGGCCGGGGCGACGCCGCGGGTCGCGCGGATCGACGTGCCAAAGGGCGAGCGGCGCAGGATCGTCGTCACGCTCGACCCGACCCGGCGGGGCGACCGCTCGTCGGTGGCGGTCACGGTGCGCTCGCTCGGGCCGCTCGGGCTGGCCGCCCGGCAGGGCGGGCACCGCGCGCCGTGGACGGTGCGGGTGCTGCCGCCGTTCCTGTCGCGCAAGCACCTGCCCTCGCGGCTGGCCCGGCTGCGCGAGCTCGACGGGCAGCATCCCGCGCTCGTACGCGGCCAGGGCACCGAGTTCGACTCCCTGCGCGAGTACGTCGTCGGCGACGACGTGCGCTCCATCGACTGGCGGGCCACGGCGCGCCGGCACGACGTGGTGGTGCGCACCTGGCGGCCGGAACGCGACCGGCGGGTGCTGATCGTGCTCGACACCGGGCGCACGTCGGCGGGCCGGGTGGGCGACGCGCCGATCCCCATGGCGGGCGCGACGCCGGGCGGCGGGCTGCTGGTCAGGCCCGATCCCCGGCCGGTGCCCGGCTGGCCGCGGCTCGACTGGTCGATGGACGCGGCGCTGCTGCTGGCCGCGCTCGCCGCGCGGGCCGGCGACCAGGTCGACTTCCTCGCCTACGACCGGGCCGTACGCGCCTGGGTGGGCGGCGCCTCCCGCACCGAGCTGCTGTCGTCGCTGGTCAACGTCATGGCGCCGATCGAGGCAGAGCTGGTCGAGGCCGACGCGCAGGGCATGGTGGCGGCGGTGCTGTCGCGGGCCAGACGGCGCTGCCTGGTGGTGCTGCTCACCGACCTCAACGGGGCGGCCATGGACGAGGGGCTCATGCCGGTGCTGCCGCAGCTCGCCTCGCGGCACCTGCTGCTGGTGGCCGGGGTGTCCGATCCGCGGGTGGCCGCGATGGCGGCGCGGCGGGGCTCGGCGGAGGAGGTCTACGACGCGGCGGCGGCCGAGCACGCCCAGCTCGAACGGCGGCGCATCACCGCCCGGCTGCGGCGCGCCGGGGTCGAGGTCGTGGACGCCCCGCCGGAGGACATCGCGCCCGCGCTGGCGGACGCCTACCTGGCCCTGAAGGCGGCAGGCCGGCTGTAG
- a CDS encoding RDD family protein, with protein sequence MSEVVTGDAVVVEVRVAQMPSRALAIVIDLAVQVTVLVGAYVLLGAFATVSDPAAFAAVMITLMVLVIVGYPVIFESVSRGRSLGKLALGLRVVSDDGSPERFRQALFRGLAGLVELWMLSGAPALIASLVSQRGKRLGDVFAGTIVISDRAPRQSGQAVQMPPPLAAWASTLELSRLPDEVAQAARQYLLRWHDLSPQARHEMGVRIAAQTAAFVSPAAPAGVPPYAYLSAVLAERRRREEARLALRAGVAAGPPPPRPQYTPPPPQPPYAPPPPQPQYAPPPPPANPYAPPPAPPSPAGPGAGTTPGGFAPPQ encoded by the coding sequence ATGTCGGAGGTTGTGACAGGTGATGCCGTCGTCGTCGAGGTACGCGTGGCGCAGATGCCCTCGCGCGCCCTGGCGATCGTCATCGACCTGGCCGTGCAGGTGACCGTGCTGGTGGGGGCCTACGTCCTGCTGGGGGCGTTCGCCACGGTGTCGGACCCGGCGGCGTTCGCGGCTGTCATGATCACGCTGATGGTCCTGGTGATCGTCGGCTACCCGGTGATCTTCGAGTCGGTGAGCAGGGGGCGCAGTCTCGGCAAGCTGGCGCTCGGGCTGCGGGTGGTGAGCGACGACGGCAGCCCCGAGCGGTTCAGGCAGGCGCTGTTCCGCGGGCTCGCGGGCCTGGTGGAGCTCTGGATGCTCTCCGGGGCGCCCGCGCTGATCGCCTCGCTGGTCTCGCAGCGGGGCAAGCGGCTGGGCGACGTCTTCGCCGGCACGATCGTCATCTCCGACCGGGCGCCGCGGCAGAGCGGGCAGGCCGTCCAGATGCCGCCGCCGCTCGCCGCCTGGGCGTCCACGCTGGAGCTGTCGCGGCTGCCGGACGAGGTGGCGCAGGCGGCCCGGCAATACCTGCTGCGCTGGCACGACCTTTCGCCGCAGGCCCGGCACGAGATGGGGGTGCGGATCGCGGCCCAGACGGCGGCGTTCGTCTCGCCCGCCGCGCCGGCCGGGGTGCCGCCGTACGCGTATCTGAGCGCCGTGCTGGCCGAGCGTCGCCGCCGCGAGGAGGCCCGGCTGGCGCTGCGCGCGGGCGTCGCGGCCGGCCCTCCGCCGCCGCGCCCCCAGTACACGCCACCGCCACCCCAGCCCCCGTACGCGCCACCACCCCCGCAGCCCCAGTACGCGCCGCCGCCCCCGCCCGCGAACCCCTACGCTCCCCCGCCGGCTCCGCCGTCTCCGGCCGGTCCTGGGGCGGGCACCACGCCGGGCGGGTTCGCGCCCCCGCAATGA
- a CDS encoding adenosylhomocysteinase produces MDLRESGERQISWAARSMPVLTAVGERFALERPLAGLKIAACLHVTAETAVLMGALQAGGAEIALAASNPLSTQDDVAEALRDYGVRVHARAGVDRSAYYRHIHQALDLGPDLVLDDGCDLVNILHTERTNLLERVSGGCEETTTGIIRLRQMAAEGALRFPVVAVNDTRTKRMFDNRYGTGQSTLDGIMRATNTLLAGRTVVVAGFGYCGRGVAERAKGFGARVIVTEIDAVKALDATLQGYEVRPMAQAAALGDLFVTVTGNRDVIRAEHLSVMKDGAILANAGHFDVEIDVRALDELAGEVQRGVRPNTDQYVMPDGRRLLLLAEGRLVNLTAAEGHPAAVMDMSFSAQALAVEWLAAERAGLAPGVYDVPEEIDHEVARLKLAAAGIAIDRLTGEQEDYLHSWRVGS; encoded by the coding sequence ATGGACCTGAGGGAAAGCGGCGAGCGGCAGATCTCGTGGGCCGCCCGCTCGATGCCGGTGCTGACGGCCGTCGGCGAGCGGTTCGCGCTCGAACGGCCGCTCGCCGGGCTGAAGATCGCGGCCTGCCTGCACGTCACGGCCGAGACGGCCGTGCTGATGGGGGCGCTGCAGGCGGGCGGGGCGGAGATCGCCCTGGCCGCCTCCAACCCGCTGTCCACGCAGGACGACGTGGCCGAGGCGCTGCGTGACTACGGGGTCAGGGTGCACGCCCGCGCGGGCGTCGACCGGAGCGCCTACTACCGGCACATCCACCAGGCGCTCGACCTGGGGCCCGATCTCGTGCTCGACGACGGCTGCGACCTGGTCAACATCCTGCACACCGAGCGCACCAACCTGCTGGAGCGGGTGAGCGGCGGCTGCGAGGAGACCACGACCGGCATCATCCGGCTGCGCCAGATGGCGGCGGAGGGGGCGCTGCGCTTCCCCGTCGTGGCCGTCAACGACACCCGGACCAAGCGCATGTTCGACAACCGGTACGGCACCGGCCAGTCCACCCTGGACGGCATCATGCGGGCCACGAACACGCTGCTCGCCGGCCGTACGGTGGTCGTGGCCGGCTTCGGCTACTGCGGGCGGGGCGTGGCCGAGCGGGCCAAGGGGTTCGGGGCGCGGGTGATCGTGACCGAGATCGACGCGGTCAAGGCGCTCGACGCGACCCTCCAGGGCTACGAGGTGCGGCCGATGGCGCAGGCCGCGGCGCTCGGCGACCTGTTCGTCACCGTGACCGGCAACCGCGACGTGATCAGGGCCGAGCACCTGTCGGTCATGAAGGACGGGGCGATCCTGGCCAACGCGGGGCACTTCGACGTGGAGATCGACGTGCGCGCGCTGGACGAGCTGGCCGGCGAGGTGCAGCGCGGCGTGCGCCCCAACACCGACCAGTACGTGATGCCCGACGGCCGCCGCCTGCTGCTGCTGGCCGAGGGCCGGCTGGTCAACCTCACGGCGGCCGAGGGGCATCCGGCGGCCGTGATGGACATGTCGTTCTCCGCGCAGGCCCTCGCCGTGGAGTGGCTGGCCGCCGAGCGCGCGGGCCTCGCGCCCGGCGTGTACGACGTCCCGGAGGAGATCGACCACGAGGTGGCCAGGCTCAAGCTGGCCGCGGCCGGCATCGCCATCGACCGGCTGACCGGCGAGCAGGAGGACTACCTGCACTCCTGGCGCGTCGGCTCCTGA
- a CDS encoding AAA family ATPase, producing the protein MNSEQSYHPTTSADAARDALAALRAEVAKAVVGQDAVVTGLVIALLCRGHVLLEGVPGVAKTLMVRTLSAALSLDFKRVQFTPDLMPGDVTGSLIYDAKTAEFEFREGPVFTNLLLADEINRTPPKTQAALLEAMEERQVSVEGSARPLPDPFVVCATQNPVEYEGTYQLPEAQLDRFLLKLTVPLPPREQEIAVLERHARGFDPRDLSEVKPVASAADLAAGREAASQVHVAPEVLGYIVDVARATRSSPSLQLGVSPRGATALLAASRAWAWLSGRHYVTPDDVKALARPALRHRVGLRPEAELEGATADGLLDGILASVPVPR; encoded by the coding sequence GTGAACTCTGAGCAGAGTTACCACCCGACGACGTCCGCCGACGCGGCCAGGGACGCGCTCGCCGCGCTCCGCGCCGAGGTGGCCAAGGCCGTCGTGGGCCAGGACGCGGTGGTGACGGGGCTGGTCATCGCGCTGCTGTGCAGGGGGCACGTGCTGCTGGAGGGCGTGCCCGGTGTGGCGAAGACGCTGATGGTGCGCACGCTGAGCGCCGCGCTGTCCCTGGACTTCAAGCGGGTGCAGTTCACGCCCGACCTGATGCCCGGCGACGTGACCGGCTCGCTGATCTACGACGCGAAGACCGCGGAGTTCGAGTTCCGCGAGGGCCCTGTCTTCACGAACCTGCTGCTCGCCGATGAGATCAACCGCACCCCGCCGAAGACGCAGGCCGCGCTGCTGGAGGCGATGGAGGAGCGGCAGGTCAGCGTGGAGGGGTCGGCCCGGCCGCTGCCCGACCCGTTCGTGGTCTGCGCGACCCAGAACCCGGTCGAGTACGAGGGCACCTACCAGCTCCCCGAGGCGCAGCTCGACCGGTTCCTGCTGAAGCTGACCGTGCCGCTGCCGCCGCGCGAGCAGGAGATCGCGGTGCTGGAGCGGCACGCCCGCGGCTTCGACCCGCGCGACCTGTCGGAGGTCAAGCCGGTCGCGTCCGCCGCGGACCTCGCCGCAGGGCGGGAGGCCGCGTCCCAGGTGCACGTGGCGCCCGAGGTGCTCGGCTACATCGTGGACGTGGCCCGCGCGACCAGGAGCTCCCCGTCGTTGCAGCTCGGCGTCTCGCCGCGAGGGGCGACGGCGCTGCTCGCGGCCTCCCGCGCGTGGGCGTGGCTGTCCGGGCGGCACTACGTGACCCCCGACGACGTCAAGGCGCTGGCCAGGCCCGCGCTGCGGCACCGCGTGGGCCTGCGGCCCGAGGCGGAGCTGGAGGGCGCGACCGCCGACGGCCTGCTCGACGGCATCCTGGCCTCGGTCCCGGTCCCGCGCTGA
- a CDS encoding stage II sporulation protein M → MDIDAFIAAHRPAWDRLDHLVKHRSSLTGAEVDELVDLYQRVATHLSIVRSSAHDPMLTGRLSALVARARSAVTGAHTPAWREFVRFFTVSFPVVAYRARWWWLATALATTAVAWVFGAWVAANPDVQAVIGTPDEITQLVEHDFADYYSENPAASFAGRVWINNAWVSAQVIIYSVLLGLPIPYVLFQNAANVGVSGGLMASRDKLDIFFGLITPHGLLELTAVFLAAAVGMRLGWTVIDPGPRRRTEVLAEQGRAVMSVALGLVVVLFLSGLIEAFVTPSPLPTWARVGIGVLAEAAFLAYVIGFGRRAARAAETGDLERAPDVAPAA, encoded by the coding sequence GTGGACATCGACGCGTTCATCGCCGCACACCGCCCCGCATGGGACCGGCTCGACCACCTGGTGAAGCACCGCTCGTCGCTGACCGGCGCCGAGGTGGACGAACTGGTCGACCTCTACCAGCGGGTGGCGACGCACCTGTCGATCGTCCGCTCCTCGGCGCACGACCCGATGCTCACCGGCCGGCTGTCGGCGCTGGTGGCGCGGGCCAGGTCGGCGGTGACGGGGGCGCACACGCCCGCCTGGCGGGAGTTCGTCCGCTTCTTCACGGTGTCGTTCCCCGTGGTCGCCTACCGGGCGCGGTGGTGGTGGCTGGCCACGGCGCTGGCGACCACGGCGGTGGCGTGGGTGTTCGGCGCGTGGGTGGCGGCCAACCCCGACGTGCAGGCCGTGATCGGCACGCCCGACGAGATCACCCAGCTCGTCGAGCACGACTTCGCCGACTACTACTCGGAGAACCCGGCCGCGTCGTTCGCCGGCCGGGTGTGGATCAACAACGCCTGGGTGTCGGCCCAGGTGATCATCTACTCGGTGCTGCTGGGGCTGCCCATTCCGTACGTGCTGTTCCAGAACGCGGCGAACGTCGGCGTGTCCGGCGGGCTCATGGCCTCCCGCGACAAGCTGGACATCTTCTTCGGGCTGATCACGCCGCACGGGCTGCTGGAGCTGACCGCCGTCTTCCTGGCGGCGGCCGTCGGCATGCGGCTCGGCTGGACGGTCATCGACCCGGGGCCGCGCCGGCGCACCGAGGTGCTGGCCGAGCAGGGGCGGGCCGTGATGAGCGTGGCGCTGGGGCTGGTCGTGGTGCTGTTCCTGTCGGGGCTGATCGAGGCGTTCGTCACCCCGTCGCCGCTGCCGACCTGGGCCCGCGTGGGCATCGGGGTGCTCGCCGAGGCGGCGTTCCTCGCGTACGTCATCGGCTTCGGCCGCCGGGCCGCGCGGGCCGCCGAGACCGGCGACCTAGAACGCGCCCCCGACGTCGCCCCAGCCGCCTGA
- a CDS encoding LVIVD repeat-containing protein, with the protein MLSPRRALILFAAVTALAGTTLPAQAADIPAPGEIVMSPNITHVTNVPKPEALADIHTDMAFQGDYAYVGNYYGFSIYDIKNPKKTRLVSSVVCPGGQMDVSVYGNLLFGSVDSSRNDDSCGSTSQPATVKESWEGMRIFDISDKANPRYIKSVETNCGSHTHTLVPDRKGDNVYVYVSSYSPNAAFPDCQPPHDLISIIKVPLGNPTAASVIATPNLFADGGFGGVPGSYPNGKSATTGCHDITAYPEKGIAAGACMGDGILLDIRDPEQPRVTAQVRDETNFAFWHSATFNNTGTKVIFTDELGGGTRATCNEAIGPNRGANAYYDIVGGQLVFKGYFKIARHQADTENCVAHNGSLIPVKGRDIMVQAWYQGGISVVDFTDSANPQEIAFFERGPDNTAPALSGGFWSAYYYNGYIYGSDFNLGLDVLKINDPRTNQANSVKMRSLNAQTQAGYPDHGHGH; encoded by the coding sequence GTGTTAAGCCCCCGCAGGGCCCTGATCCTGTTCGCTGCGGTCACGGCACTGGCGGGCACCACCCTGCCCGCCCAGGCCGCGGACATCCCGGCGCCCGGCGAGATCGTCATGAGCCCCAACATCACGCACGTCACCAACGTGCCGAAGCCCGAGGCCCTCGCCGACATCCACACCGACATGGCCTTCCAGGGCGACTACGCCTACGTGGGCAACTACTACGGGTTCTCCATCTACGACATCAAGAACCCGAAGAAGACGCGGCTGGTCAGCTCGGTGGTCTGCCCCGGCGGCCAGATGGACGTGTCGGTCTACGGCAACCTGTTGTTCGGCTCCGTCGACTCCTCACGCAACGACGACTCGTGCGGCAGCACCTCGCAGCCCGCCACCGTCAAGGAGTCGTGGGAGGGGATGCGCATCTTCGACATCTCCGACAAGGCCAACCCGCGCTACATCAAGTCCGTCGAGACCAACTGCGGTTCCCACACCCACACGCTGGTGCCCGACCGCAAGGGCGACAACGTCTACGTCTACGTCTCCTCCTACAGCCCGAACGCGGCGTTCCCCGACTGCCAGCCGCCGCACGACCTGATCTCGATCATCAAGGTCCCGCTGGGGAACCCGACGGCCGCGTCCGTGATCGCCACGCCCAACCTGTTCGCCGACGGCGGTTTCGGCGGCGTGCCGGGCAGCTACCCCAACGGCAAGTCGGCCACGACCGGCTGCCACGACATCACGGCCTACCCGGAGAAGGGCATCGCCGCCGGCGCCTGCATGGGTGACGGCATCCTGCTCGACATCCGCGACCCCGAGCAGCCCAGGGTCACCGCCCAGGTGCGTGACGAGACGAACTTCGCCTTCTGGCACTCGGCCACGTTCAACAACACCGGCACCAAGGTGATCTTCACCGACGAGCTCGGCGGCGGCACCAGGGCCACCTGCAACGAGGCCATCGGCCCGAACCGGGGCGCCAACGCCTACTACGACATCGTGGGCGGGCAACTCGTCTTCAAGGGCTACTTCAAGATCGCCCGCCACCAGGCCGACACCGAGAACTGCGTCGCGCACAACGGCTCGCTCATCCCGGTCAAGGGCCGCGACATCATGGTGCAGGCGTGGTACCAGGGCGGCATCTCCGTGGTCGACTTCACCGACTCGGCCAACCCCCAGGAGATCGCCTTCTTCGAGCGCGGCCCGGACAACACCGCCCCGGCGCTGAGCGGCGGCTTCTGGTCGGCGTACTACTACAACGGCTACATCTACGGCTCCGACTTCAACCTCGGCCTGGACGTGCTGAAGATCAACGACCCGCGGACGAACCAGGCGAACAGCGTCAAGATGCGCTCGCTCAACGCGCAGACGCAGGCCGGCTACCCGGACCACGGCCACGGTCACTGA